The following are from one region of the Paenibacillus sabinae T27 genome:
- a CDS encoding dipicolinate synthase subunit B has translation MNWKGITVGYAITGSHCTFAEVMPQIKRFVEGGANVVPIVSASVLGTDTRFGTSENWLKQLKEITGNDIISTIVEAEPLGPSKRLDVLTIAPCTGNTTSKLANAMTDGPVLMAAKSQMRNGRPLVLAISTNDGLGLNAANIAKLLVTKNIYFVPFGQDNPVQKPNSLVARMELIPEACYAALQGSQLQPMIIERFHSA, from the coding sequence ATGAACTGGAAAGGAATTACGGTAGGCTATGCGATTACCGGTTCCCACTGCACCTTTGCGGAGGTGATGCCTCAGATCAAGCGTTTTGTCGAAGGCGGGGCAAATGTCGTGCCGATCGTATCAGCGTCGGTTCTTGGCACGGACACCCGGTTCGGCACTTCGGAAAATTGGCTAAAACAGTTGAAAGAAATAACGGGGAATGATATCATTTCTACAATTGTTGAAGCGGAACCGCTGGGTCCATCGAAGCGGCTGGATGTGCTGACGATTGCACCCTGCACAGGCAATACCACAAGCAAGCTGGCCAACGCGATGACCGACGGACCGGTCCTGATGGCGGCTAAATCTCAAATGCGCAACGGCCGGCCTCTCGTTCTCGCTATATCGACCAATGACGGCCTCGGTCTGAACGCGGCGAATATTGCAAAGCTCCTGGTAACCAAGAATATTTATTTCGTTCCCTTCGGACAGGATAACCCTGTGCAGAAGCCGAATTCGTTGGTTGCCCGGATGGAACTCATCCCCGAAGCCTGCTATGCGGCGCTTCAAGGCTCCCAGCTGCAGCCGATGATTATCGAACGGTTTCATTCAGCATAA
- the dpsA gene encoding dipicolinate synthase subunit DpsA, whose protein sequence is MLTGVRIVFLGGDARQIEVIRKCVEMDATVSAAGFDKWDSPCEGVSLGGMSAELLDGADILVLPTVGCDDEGHISAKYTEEPLQLLTEHIEALPSHCTVYTGMAKEYLKRLCAQRGLELVELLDRDDVAIYNSIPTAEGALVMAIQNTDFTIHGSKAMVLGMGRTGFTMAKSLQGLGANVTMGVRKQDHYARAEVMGWSPFMTDQLLEHVKDVDYIFNTIPSLILTAKVISHMPRHTCIVDLASAPGGVDFRYAEKRGIKAMLAPGLPGIVAPKSAGMIMAGALLQSISERILVKGDK, encoded by the coding sequence ATGCTGACTGGCGTCAGGATCGTGTTCCTGGGCGGGGACGCAAGACAAATTGAAGTGATTCGAAAATGTGTGGAAATGGATGCGACGGTGAGCGCTGCCGGCTTTGATAAATGGGATTCCCCCTGCGAAGGGGTCAGTCTTGGGGGGATGTCCGCCGAGCTTCTGGACGGTGCGGACATTCTGGTGCTGCCAACCGTCGGCTGCGACGACGAAGGCCATATCAGCGCGAAGTACACGGAGGAGCCGCTGCAGCTTCTCACGGAGCATATCGAAGCGCTGCCCTCGCACTGCACCGTTTATACGGGCATGGCCAAGGAATATTTGAAGAGGCTGTGCGCGCAGCGCGGACTTGAGCTGGTAGAGCTGCTGGACCGCGATGACGTTGCCATTTACAACTCGATTCCTACGGCCGAAGGCGCGCTCGTGATGGCCATTCAGAATACCGATTTCACCATTCACGGCTCCAAAGCGATGGTGCTCGGAATGGGCAGAACCGGGTTTACGATGGCCAAGAGTCTTCAAGGTCTTGGAGCAAATGTTACGATGGGCGTCCGGAAGCAGGATCATTATGCCCGGGCGGAGGTTATGGGCTGGAGTCCGTTTATGACGGATCAGCTGCTGGAGCATGTCAAGGACGTCGATTATATCTTCAATACGATACCGAGCCTGATCCTCACCGCCAAGGTGATCTCACACATGCCCCGGCATACCTGTATTGTCGATTTGGCGTCTGCGCCCGGAGGAGTGGACTTTCGTTACGCGGAAAAACGGGGCATCAAAGCGATGCTGGCGCCTGGGCTTCCTGGAATCGTCGCCCCCAAAAGCGCGGGCATGATTATGGCGGGCGCGCTGCTGCAGTCGATTTCGGAACGGATTTTGGTGAAGGGGGATAAATAA
- the dut gene encoding dUTP diphosphatase — MILSYFVQILKLPGNENVNLPRKMSEQASGYDLFAAVEGDLTLAPGARALVPTGIALAMPDGLEAQIRPRSGLALKHGITCLNTPGTIDADYRGEIKVLLINLGQEPFTIARNERIAQMVFQAVPSVTMVEVEELTDTERGAGGFGHTGK, encoded by the coding sequence ATGATCTTGTCTTACTTCGTACAAATTCTCAAGCTTCCGGGCAATGAGAATGTTAATCTGCCCCGCAAAATGTCCGAGCAGGCCTCGGGCTACGATCTGTTCGCCGCTGTCGAAGGCGATTTGACGCTTGCGCCCGGCGCACGGGCGCTGGTTCCCACGGGAATCGCGCTTGCCATGCCGGACGGTCTGGAGGCGCAGATTCGTCCACGCAGCGGACTGGCGCTGAAGCACGGCATCACCTGCCTGAACACGCCGGGCACGATCGACGCCGATTACCGGGGTGAGATCAAGGTGCTGCTCATCAATCTGGGGCAGGAGCCTTTTACCATCGCCCGCAATGAGCGGATTGCCCAGATGGTCTTCCAGGCTGTTCCGTCTGTAACGATGGTGGAAGTGGAAGAGCTGACAGACACCGAGCGGGGAGCCGGTGGCTTCGGCCATACTGGCAAATAA
- a CDS encoding M16 family metallopeptidase has translation MEKMVLSNGLRVVMEKIPTGRSVSFGIWVKTGSRNETPENNGISHFIEHMLFKGTDRYDAKAIAERFDSIGGNVNAFTSKEYTCYYAKVLDEHLPIAVDVLADMFFRSKMDAEELAKEKNVILEEISMYEDTPDDLVHDLMSMAAYGSHPLAYSILGLKERLEAMTPDDLRAYMKKQYTVENTVISIAGNFDDSVGDLLERYFGSFAVHGDTGPVSPPDFHGDLLFRRKKTEQNHICLSLPGCANDDPLQYAMALINNAVGGGMSSRLFQEIREKRGLAYSVYSYHSAQADSGLFTVYAGTAPKQTKDVMELTKEMLYELAVKGMDEEELRKGKEQLKGGLILSLESTSSRMNRLGKNELMLGRHDTLDEVIARIQKVTLDDVNQVLDRMFAAPLAAAMVGSSDKVIANVRRDDLVLLRTNSQASGQ, from the coding sequence GTGGAGAAAATGGTATTATCAAACGGGTTGCGGGTAGTCATGGAGAAAATCCCGACAGGCCGGTCTGTTTCCTTCGGAATCTGGGTCAAGACTGGCTCCAGGAACGAGACGCCGGAAAACAACGGGATTTCCCATTTTATTGAACATATGCTGTTCAAGGGTACTGACCGGTACGATGCAAAAGCGATCGCGGAGCGGTTCGATTCCATCGGAGGGAATGTCAATGCATTCACCTCGAAAGAATACACCTGTTATTACGCCAAAGTGCTGGATGAGCATCTGCCGATTGCGGTCGATGTGCTGGCCGATATGTTTTTCCGTTCGAAGATGGATGCGGAGGAATTGGCCAAAGAAAAGAACGTCATTCTCGAGGAAATATCGATGTATGAAGATACGCCGGACGATCTCGTGCATGACCTGATGTCGATGGCGGCCTACGGCAGCCACCCGCTCGCCTATTCCATTCTGGGGCTTAAGGAACGGCTGGAAGCCATGACCCCGGATGATCTCAGGGCCTATATGAAGAAACAATATACGGTTGAAAACACGGTGATCAGTATAGCCGGGAATTTCGACGACAGCGTGGGAGATTTGCTGGAACGGTATTTTGGATCGTTCGCCGTTCATGGAGACACAGGCCCGGTGAGCCCACCCGATTTTCATGGGGATTTATTGTTCCGACGCAAAAAAACGGAGCAGAATCACATCTGCCTGTCTCTGCCCGGCTGTGCGAATGATGATCCGCTGCAGTATGCGATGGCCTTGATCAATAACGCCGTCGGCGGCGGGATGAGCTCCCGCCTGTTCCAGGAAATCCGCGAAAAACGAGGACTGGCCTACTCCGTATATTCCTATCACAGCGCGCAAGCGGACAGCGGTTTGTTCACCGTCTATGCCGGAACAGCTCCTAAGCAAACCAAAGACGTTATGGAGCTAACCAAGGAAATGCTCTATGAGCTGGCCGTTAAGGGAATGGACGAAGAGGAGCTCCGGAAAGGCAAGGAGCAGCTCAAGGGCGGTCTAATCCTTAGCCTTGAGAGTACAAGCAGCCGGATGAACCGTCTTGGAAAAAACGAGCTGATGCTTGGCCGGCACGATACGCTCGACGAAGTGATTGCCAGAATTCAAAAAGTCACGCTGGATGATGTAAATCAGGTGCTTGACCGGATGTTCGCCGCGCCGCTTGCGGCCGCGATGGTCGGGTCTTCCGATAAAGTGATTGCCAATGTTAGGAGAGATGATCTTGTCTTACTTCGTACAAATTCTCAAGCTTCCGGGCAATGA